Proteins found in one Maridesulfovibrio sp. genomic segment:
- a CDS encoding potassium channel family protein: MTGSNKEFRYSPFMFKLYRIFKYSPSKFTVLLAFLVVQIFITPIAGESLLLQQVLYFYTYLVLLSAVSAIITDKAKLCGYFVLYGVSLVCSILFIRTRDMNWLAGSECADMLMLIIAIWGIQRFMWLQKRVTRDLISGAICIYMLAGLAWADAYSLCEILKNGSFSGIDLSENIFVIRGALTYFSYITMLTVGYGDILPVSLMARSLVILQGLFGQMYLAVFIAGILGAFLSQKNSANPVNERTAADEKDIT, from the coding sequence ATGACCGGATCAAACAAAGAATTCAGATACAGCCCGTTCATGTTCAAGCTCTACCGTATTTTCAAGTACAGCCCTTCAAAATTCACGGTTCTACTTGCATTTCTGGTGGTGCAGATTTTTATAACGCCCATTGCTGGGGAATCTCTTCTTCTGCAACAGGTTCTGTATTTTTATACCTATCTGGTGCTCCTCTCTGCTGTTTCTGCGATCATAACCGACAAGGCCAAACTCTGCGGCTATTTCGTGCTATATGGGGTCTCGCTGGTCTGCTCGATCTTATTTATTCGCACACGGGATATGAACTGGCTTGCGGGTAGCGAGTGTGCGGATATGCTTATGCTGATTATCGCGATATGGGGGATTCAGCGGTTCATGTGGCTGCAGAAAAGAGTCACACGGGATTTGATTTCAGGGGCAATTTGTATCTATATGCTGGCCGGATTGGCTTGGGCCGATGCTTACAGCCTTTGCGAAATTTTGAAGAACGGATCTTTTTCAGGTATTGATTTATCTGAAAATATTTTTGTCATCAGGGGAGCTTTAACCTATTTCAGCTACATAACCATGCTAACCGTCGGATATGGGGATATTCTCCCTGTTTCGCTGATGGCCCGGTCGCTGGTTATTTTGCAGGGCCTTTTTGGGCAGATGTATCTTGCTGTATTTATTGCCGGTATCCTCGGGGCGTTCCTGTCCCAGAAGAATTCAGCAAATCCCGTTAATGAACGGACTGCCGCAGATGAAAAAGATATTACTTAG